AACAGCCTCGGGGTCATATgtggacggatgtcaaggagacatatATAGAAGAAAACAGAGTACGATTGTACAGAAAGTCAGAAAAGtgaaaaaagaaaggaaagatttaAGTGTGTAAGGATTCATCAATGTTTGAAAAGAGTCCTTGATTCCATAAAGTAACTTGCCAAATACCACTAtcttatacattttattattaatcTGGGTTGAGTTTGGTTGTCCTACTTATACTACAGGGACGCAGAATGGCAAACTTGCCCTGTTTAACATAGAACAATAACTTTTTCATTCTCGGTACCTCTGTGAGACTTCTCCTAGGAACATAGTAGCCaaatataacatatctaacCCTTTTTGTTAAGCAACAGAAGTCGGTGTCGTGTTTTATCAAATTGGGCCTCTTCGACCTCGAATATTGGAATAGAAGTCTACTATATTTTCAGTTTGTTTCGTTTTAGATTCCTCCCAAACATTTCCTATCCAAATATCAGAACTTTGGATCTCTTTGTTAATCAGCTTGTATTaagaaatttaaatgaaataatatcagGTGTTTGTCAAGATAATGTTTATGCAAACTCAATTGGAAGGCTTCCATGGCGCCTACTTTTTAAAtcttattctatatatattggATGATCAGAGAACgctgttttaattgtttttctatttttatttcttttaccAATAACATTATGGTTATAACCTGGAAACATGTTTTCATGTTATATTACAAACATTTGAATATCATTATAGTGTGGGTGTAAGACATTACAATTTGTCGCCGGATATTGTCAAGTGCTGGAACACTTCCGCCTTCACAAGATAGTAATGGATCTATAAATAGGAAAATGTTATTTGCTGTCGAAGAGGAAGAATCCAAATGACATTATAATGGCCATTTCTAACCTTTTATCATGAAAACCTTGAATTGGTGAAACCATTACGAACATCTCAAAATGGTGCATTTGCTTACGAATATCACTAATTGGTGCGTTATTTTTATGAAAAGCTTGAATAAGTGAATTCATCATGAAAACCTCTAATTAGTGTATATTTAACGAAAACTTCTAATTAGTGTATTTTTCGCGAAAACCTCTAATTGGTGTAtgctattttgaaaatttctcaTTGGTGTGTTTCAATATGAAAATCTCTCATGGGTGAATTGATTATGACCATTTTctaatgtgtatttttttaattgccttttttatataaaaatctgtttatttcatttaaaacctCGAATCTAGTATATCTTATGATGGAACTTACTgatgattttcttttcttttttttttttttttttgcatgaaGCATGCAATTTTTTGTGTGctttatttcaacaaaaaataactaACTTTCAATGTTACACAGGGCAAATGTGACCCTGAATGTCGCGAGGACGTTAAGCACATATTTGATGTGTTTCGTTACAAGAACCTCTggtgtattttattattaaaatctTTATACTGATGAATCTCATTATGAAAATCCTTATTTGATGGAATAAATTTTAGAAATTACCAAaaggtacattttttttttcttttttgtgaAATCCGCAATTTAGTGTATTTTATTACAGAAATCTCTCCTTGGTGTAATCAGTTATTAAAAATTCCATTTTGTCTACTTTATTCCGAAAACCTCAAATTAagcaaatttcataaaaaaaacctcTGATAAGTATAACATATTTCTAAAACATCTAGtgttatttattatgaaaatcaTGATACTGATAAATCTCATTATGAAAATCCCTATTTGGTGTAATACACTTTAAAAATTACCAAAAGGTAcaatgtttgggttttttttgttgtgaaATCCGCAATTTAGTGTATTTTATTACAGAAATCTCTCCTTGTGTAAtcagtttttaaaaattcaatttcGTCTACTTTATTCCGAAAACCTCAAATTAAGCAAATTTCATTACAAAAACCTCTGATAAGTATAACATATTTCTAAAACATCTAGtgttatttattatgaaaatcaTGATACTGATAAATCTCATTATGAAAATCCCTATGTGGTGTAATACACTTTAAAAATCtacaaaacatacattgtatttctgttATGAAAACCCGcaatatttcattatagaaATCTCGAATAAGTGTATTTCATTATGGAGTATTTTATTAGTATATCTCTCATAGGtgtatttaattatcaaaacctataattaatgtaatttaTCATGGACACTTcttattaatgtattttatgatGAAAAACCctaattaatgtattttgttacgacaatatatatatatacatatgttgtaaTTCATCATTAAATTATTCACTTGTGCGTATTGCAGTTTTTGTTCCttgataattttaatgatttccAAAACTTGTTATTCtcattgtttttaaatattgatgacGTTTGGTAATCCACGAAGTTTCACTTGATGAAAATACTTCGAAATGTACTATATTTAGATACAGTTGTGAATTCCAAATGTCATAATAAACGCGTTGAGTCAtgttgattgtttgtttgtttatgttttacggcccatcgacaactagggtcatttagggccaaacaatatactaacatattttatttttaaagttaaaatcagataaaatttgtcatttttaaaaacatccgtattgtatatttagatcattatgataaaaaaaaagttggttatgaatggtaaaatatgtatatgtacgaatagattatgtgaactttgttatataaatagaacgtcaaagacagtaacgtaaaagacatcaaagtctataaaatagatcgatttctttcaagtagctaaatattgttttcgaatccacggaactgaaaagggttttcatatccgggactcgaaagtatttatcacgaatgtgcttgaaatcggaacattctatcaaaaaatgctccactgtgaattgagcatcacatgcataacaccGGTGGATCatctcgtttcaaaaggaacgaatgagtaggatatgtgtgcccggtacggagccgagagaggattatttcctctctacgatccttccgacttggttttgatgttttaagttttggttgtactttaaaaagtttgttgctcgtctcgagagaccagcgttgctgccatttactctgaatggcagaactaattacaggtttgaaatctgtatatggtattttaatatttgtttgttgcagattggcggtcaacaagttcgttgcctttaattccgacatggctcggaatccaaagtaatgttattttgcatttttttaagatacgagatattcgtaaaacaaggttttgtatgagtatattcaTGTTGAGGTTACTATCATGATTGTTAATTTCACTACACTTGACCAAGTACTTAATCAATGTTTATTTGTCATTTGTATCGtgttgacaaataaaatatttatccatAATATGTGTTATGAAATCTAAATTTATCGTGGTTTGATACCAATCCTTTCCAAGAATTTGTTAACAAAGgatgtttaaaatcaaaacccAAATTACAAATTTATCTATCAACATGTAAATGTTAATCCAGATATGTTTAAAACGGTGTAAAATGTGTAAAACGTTGAATGTGGACAGCGGACATAGTTCAGTCTCTTCTAAGAAGACGAGGAGGAAGACCCCGATTCCTCAGCGGGCCCACTTCTAATCGCCGTCTAATATCAACATGGTATGGTACACAGCGGGCTTTATTCTTAGGCTCTCTAATTGTCACTGAGCAGgttatgaaataaagacaaaCCACCCCTGATATACAGATGTCCCCACAATTAATACGACCACTGTATCACACGTGCCACACGTGTAACAAGACGCGGTTCATTTTGGGGCTCTACAGAAGCTGAgattttgaattagaattaaTGAGAAAAGTAGAAACCAAATAAAATCTGATCATATTATTAAATAACGTACATCATAGGACAATTAGTTTCCTGTCATTCCTTTTTACACTTTAATTtctaaatttttgttttgttatgatgAGTGGTCCCCTGGACAACAATACAGATAAAACTATGGCTCTTCTGGGAACGTTAACAACTACAAATAAAATGACTAATTGACAGGGAGGAATAATTGTAAAGCTCAGGAATGAGataaacacaaaaatatctttaaaaggTAACTtgttggttttcaaataatttattatactgtatatccaAACAACCCAAACAGGAAAAAGATAcattaaaaataacataacgATGCACAATATAACAATGCATTGATTCACAACCTGTTTTTAacactgtaaacaaacattcaacatgttacatataatatagAACAATGGacggtatgtatatatatggcgCCTCCTAAACGGATGTCCTTCATGATTAAACAGTTCATATCACTATTGTTTATCTAAACctaaacaaatgaatatttcaCGGCATATAATTTATTTGTGTCTGTCGTCTAACATGTTCCAAATGAGTTCGATGATACAGCATATACTTTGTCCGTATCCACATCGACTGGCTCACCCTTGTACACCATGATGAGAGGAATTCCTGGtttcatcattttatttattgCCGCGAACTCTGTAGCAGAGGAATTTTCAAACGGACTGGAAAATCCTACCTTTTCACCCGTGGGAACTTCTCCTGCAAGATGACGAAACAATCCCTTCGCCACGCTTTTGTCATCTGCATACAAAGGAGCTATCTGGTTGTAAGAGTCCTGAGACCTCAATACTCCATATCCGCACACCTTTCCCTCGCGCATTGCTACATATGTCTTAGACTTATCATGTTCTATCCAGTTCTTCATGTAGTCCTCTCTAGCCAGTTTGTGTATGTCGGTATCATACCTGAGAAGGCCAGATAGACTAGCCTGTGCTACAGGTACCACTGTGAAATCCTCTTTTACCTTGTTCTTACACGTCCGTTGATCTATGTGTCCGTAGTTGTACCAAGTCATGTATGCTTTGTTGGGTTTGACTCCATGTTCCTCCTTGATCTTCTCTTCATAATATGGCCAAACGAATGTCCCAAGGTTACTGTTCCCTACAGCCTGATGAATTTTTCCGTATAACTGCAATCCAACATTGGAATTTCTGTATTCCTTTTTCACCATCCATAAGCCCATCGTAGCCATGTCTTTGGTGTGAGAGAGATATCCGTGTGATCCTGTAGACATAGAAACTGAGTTTTAGAATGATATCCTTTACTGgctcaaataaaataaacatatttcaaatttatttccaCATACACCAAAGAATGTTTAAAATCCTGTTATACTTATGTTTTACAAAGGCTAAAGTGGAACGTTACTGTTTATAGAAACATTACATAACAGGATACACTATAACGATGACAAATGAAAATGAACTTACCTATAATTTCCCCGTCGTCTTTCTCCGCGACGAAGAATCCCGTTGGATCAGTTTTAAAGGCACACTCCGTGTAGGCCTTCTCCATTACCCATTTCTCACTCTCTAGAATTCTGTTGACCGCTGGTAAATCCTTGTTTTGCATTTTTCGTATTTTGTACGAGATTGGTCTTTTAATCTTGAtgctgaaaataaaaacaaatacagtcaatatcatatgtaaatataccaGTGGTAGTATAGATCCAGCGGATACCAGCGTTCAAACACTGTAACCCAAAATACATTCTAAACGGAGAAAAGTTGTTCGGAATAGATTACAACATGACTTGTCGGTTGTTCAATTGTCAATTTTGACATTGTATTTGTGAATTAAACTGTAAGAATGTAAGTTACCATTTGGTGAGACCTCCATTGCTGATGGCTGATGTAGATCTCGGTAATTGTCGGGCGAGAGTGCTGAACATATTTCGAGAGTGTCAGTAGGTGCTGTGGCTGAGTTAGTTCTGAGCTAGTTTACAGTTTATCTTGCTTATTCTAATCCATGCCGAGGCTTTATACAGAGTTGTACACCAGGAAGTTTTCATCACCACATGTTTTCGGAAGTGACTTAAGTACATGATAAGTTGTATACCGGATGATGGAAAAGTCCCTATCAATTTGACGGTTTGTGGATTTCCctaaacgaaaaaaaaaaagataaatatttgaatatctTCAGATGATTTCATTTGGCCTATCAGAAGTGTTTTCAAGATTTGTgatatgaatgaccttgatcagcattcaaggtcacaggggtcaaatatgcaaAAAATCGTTAAATGACTTCTCATTAAGCGAGAtgtccagagacctgatattgtaCCGTGACCGGATGGgtttttattatacatatataagtatGACATGTTCGTTCGATGACACTACAGTTGATGTAACTGTCCAGATCCCAATATATTCGTAGACAATTATCTTTAATGATCTAATTGTGTGTAACGGATGCATATTATTGGAATGCACAACACTACTAATTCACTAATGCTGTACTTCCCGATAAAACCCAAGATGCGACACTGcctacagtgttacatgtaACACCActtgttaattatacataaCAATGACATCCAGGGATATAAagacatttatttcaaaacagcATTTGAGAAAATCGTCCTTGAAGGGATTCCATGTCAGACCGATAGTTACATACCACATTCAGAGGCAGTGCGAGATGCTACATTGCACACAGTGCTTATGAAACAACATTTGTCAATTATGTATATGCCTGGtatattaagatatttatttcaaaacaacattTGAGAGAATCGTCCGTAAAGGGATTGCTTATCAGACCGATATTTCAATAAAGAATACAGAGGCAGAGCACGAGATAAGTACTTCTAGACGCAATGAATTATTTACTTAGAATTTAAAAGCTCAATAGAGAATCTCAAACTTTTGGAGGGCGGCAAAAGCTTGAAGcatgtattttattaaaatatacaaaggCATATTCGTGTTCTCAATCTATGATCAATTCCGTTGGTTTCCAGACATCtaatatataacagttataaaacatagatTCACATCCGTCAGCTTGTAGTGTGAGTAGGATGCACAATGATATTTTTACGTCGTGCCCCTTAAAGTAGTGATGTACTTCATGTGTTACCGGGGATGTTTGTGACGTAATTagaagtacatatatgtaagaTCGAGTCAGATATGACAAGGAAGACGAGGTAGTTGCCAGACAGTGGATTTACGTCATATTCGtcataaaaattatttcatcaGCCCTGCTGATAAGACGGAAGGAATGATGATTGGGAAAGGGATTGTATACGCGTTGCTCGCTGCAAAATTACTTCTGATTTAGAAATGGTatacaataaaatgaaaattgtacCTGCTACTTCTATTGCAAGATCGTACAAGGCGATTAAATTTGGGATAATATCTTGTTTCCCTTAACACCggctcacttttggcctttggtGAACGTTCGCCCTTGTGTTATGGTTAtggttattgttttatttaatgtatttaaacTCGTCAACCAAGTTCATCTGAAGATGGGTGTCAAAGATACACTTAAAGACAGAAcagtgagggggggggggggggggggggggggggggggggagggacaTATTAAAGATCCCAAGTGTTGCAATAGGAGCAGATCTACTTTAGTCACTTCAATATCTCCTTAATGGAAGGCGCTTGATATGAACAACATCACTAGTAAAAGTACAAAATTAACGTTTAAATGTAGGGGTGTAGAAGAAATTCTATgtgttttttgttgattttggaACATTTTGAAGGTGGGCCATATGGAATACATTATACTGATCAATGCTAAATGTTATGTTGTATTTTTCGCTGTTATACATTGCGCCAAACACGCATTTGTTGTGacaataattaatttcatttatatcaaatatcaaacatATGAAGGTTTCGAGATATGCAGTTCGATTAAGGTGATAACTTTTTTATTGGTCGACATCATGACCTCAATTTGAAATAATCTTTTTCCCTATGCAATATGAAATTGGACATGTTGGATATTATCTGTTAGGTCTGGTTATTCCGTAATCACCAACCTAGTTCATGTTTCAAGTAGTCAATGGAGtggaagacgcttactcttgcGAAGCACATGATCTTATTCTTCTAATATTTTTCGTTGGGTATCCATGAAAATTCATACttgtgttcatattttgccaATGGTTCATCAATTTATTATATCTTATTCTCAATTGATTTTCCACCATTTAATTGAATGTATGTTTTTCATCACAATAGGTTTTATATCTCAAAGTGTAACAGGAttcctttttgttttttattcaattaCACAATGCCTAACTTCAAGAGAAGTggggaaaatgcacggccagaccggggtttcgaaacctggtcgccgatgatcggGCATAACTCATGTTTTAGGCAAACTTATATCAAGGCACTTTACCTGCAGTGACTAACGACAGCTTCAGAGGTGACATCCTCAGCAAAATTGCATCAGACGACAGACACTAAGGTAGAGGACAATATCAAGTCATGGAGAAATCAAGGGAGGACGGAAGAAGAGTTGATAGGAAAAAAACTAAAGGAGATGAGATTTAAAAGTGTCTGCTTGCTTTTGTTGTAAGTCGTAAGTGTTCGTCCCTGGTCGAAACATACCAGATTAtgtaaataattgaaataaagaaacgaaaatataacACGCTCTGCAAGAACGGCCTAATCACTACCACCTGCTGATTTTAAAATCCATTTTACACAAAATCGTCAAAGAGAAATAACTCGCACTGACGGATGTGTCCAAATGGAAGCTTTGTTTGGAATATCTCTTCTGTATATAAACGTTTTAGTTCTTACGAATCCGGACGGATTGACACACGAATGCATCGAAGTATGGACGAATGGAAGACCGGCATTATGTATCCCTGCGAAATTTAATATTCCTAATAATGCAGTGGAGTCAAACAATTATCTATTTGGTCTCCTCAATGTCCCCTAAACATAGAACACTGACGAAAATCCATCCCCGATTCTTTAGGAGACCTACTTATAGTCACATTCTACGATCAACATGCAGTGTGAGATACAGCGCCTTATTATTGGCTTTTCAAATGTGTCCTTGGCGGAAGACAAAAAGCCTGTGGCATTTGTTCCAAAATACGACATATGTGTCACGTGACTCCGGGGATTCTTTTCACTCACGACAAAGTCTTGAATACatttcattatacatttatttattccTTCCTCTCGACAAcctataacaataatacaaataataaaagaCAATGACAAACTCtaaatacagaaatacatacGACGACTAACACTAGGTATATCGCGGTACATGTACAAACTCACGCGGACAAAGTATTAACAACTTACAGCACGACAACGAAACTTATCAACCTTACATTTACACCAATTGAATTAAGATAAACATAGCAGTCTACTTAGcttatattttgaatatatttgtaaaGACTATCACTTACCCCAGCACAGCTGGATAATCTCATCTTGCGCGAGCATAAAGATGAGTTGactgtatttgtatttatcaaCGTCCGTACAGGTCAGTCCCAGCCTTCAAAGTGACAGGAAAAGGACAGGTAACATGCATGCACGCACACTTACATCAACAACCAATCAGAACTCTTTCCCAATATGGACAAATATACAACCATACCCAATCATCAACCCTACATGGACACACGTCACACCTAAGACTGGACACTGCGACAAGTCTGCGAAAGGACACTGTACACGtacataacatacaatatatatagacatgggTCACTACACACGATATGAACTCTATACGCACATTCATTCAGAAGAATCATTCGATTAGGCTTCCTTACACttacattgtatcattatacCTGAACAGCAGTAAAGACAGCACAGAAACAACCGAGTAACAGCCAAATGGTAATTACCGATAATGAAATTGATTGATATTACCCAGAATGACCATTGAGATAGACCTGAGTGACATATTGGCATCTAAAGGTAAGACGTATGTACATCGACAAGGACTTGACACATTGACATATTGTACTCCAGGGTCCGACCATATCGTCAATTATTGTCAATCATAAGTCCTTTGTGTAGAAAGTTGAaacgagggatgattgataaaTTGTGAGCCTCacattgaaggatttgaattttgctggacatattgtattatttgtcaacataatccccttcagtatgtacacttttgccagcggtatttaagggcctcaatgccacttttatagaagtCCTTTTCATGGCtattcagaaagtcatccactgcatgctAGGGTTAGGGTTGGTGTTGGAGTAGgattagggtgcctgaaatagctgttgtCAGTTTTTGGAAGTCTGATgaagcgagatcaggtgaataagggagatgctcaatcaatttaaagccacaattgtgaatgacagccatggcaatgacagactcgtTCAatctaaccctaaccgattttgtccattttgcaaaagccgcttgtcttgttgacactaaccaaatgagaacagtccttgggtacacggtccTATACAGTCAGAGACTAGTAGGACTCCAAAAGAACATCGTTTAGTACCtcacaaaatatcaattaaccCTCGTATTTGAATTGTAGTTGTTTTATAACATAATTGTTATAGGCATGATGCgcatattaatattcaaaatgtgtttaataatgattttaagtgtatatattgtcatactgtGCTGCGTTTTTTTTAATACCTCAGTAACAATACATTATGATTAATGTATACGTACACTGACCCAATATGTAACAGTACTACACGTATCATACATATCATATAACCAATAACAAGATCGGCAATTGTTTAAAGAGACAATGGACAGCGCCAGAGAGCAATAGACATTTTGGTTCAAATGGCCGCATGTGTCGTTATAGACAGCCAATACAACGGCACGTGAAGACAGTGATGGTAATTatacaaattgataaaaaatgaaatattattaaatgAAAACTCATTTTCCAATGTGTTCCTATTTGCAATGGCATTGACAGAACATTGTGGGTGAGGATATATTTCACCAAATTTCCAGAgtaaaggggccgcggtggccaagtggttaagtggttaagatgtcccgacactttaacactagccctctaccactggattgcgagttcgaaacctacgtggggcagttgccaggtacgtccttaaatgaccctggctgttaataggacgttaaacaaaagcaaaccaaaccaaaccacagtaaaatcaagtttaaattgtgaattaaagttaattttaatttaaatgtcaGACATAAAGATGTTGTATCGTACTTGTTCTATTCATTTATCCCGagtatataatgaaaaatagaAGACAAAATGCAAGAATTGTTATTCCAGTAACACAAATATTTCCTCCCATGTATATGTGCCTGTATTAATGTGTTTTGCAtagttttatttgattttctcTTTTTCGGATCTTCTGAAAACAGACTTGGAGGCTCCTGGACGGAATACCAAAATAATGGTAGGTAACCCATGTGAGTGCAAATTTTAATCGTTCTTAACTGATGCTGGTTAAATGACCTTCaaggtatgtacatgtatacctcgTCTTCATCATATCTACAACTTTGTGATTTGTAAGCAAGAACGTTGTTGTTAAGATTTTGATTAAATTATGTtaagaacaaaacaaatatcCTTCTTACGTGCATTAAAGATCATGAAGCTTAAGATGTTTTTTACTTTAGACCTGCATGATATAGCCAGCTTCAATGATGATGAGGCTGATAGTATTAACATGGATGTCCAATATAACAAGTATCCTTATTATTTGTATTCCAACGTTGGTTACTTCAGAAACAATCTTTGAAGACCTTCATCTTTAAAAATTAACGCTGTTCACCAAAATGGTATCTCGGgctttctttcaaaattatgtttAATGCAAGACATTACATACATCAGAAATGATAAATGTTCCTGCATTTAATGAACTTATCTTCAGTATCAAGTGTATTTGGCAATACTTAGAAGAATGTAATCATGAAAACGATAGCTTCCGTCCCTCATGTGGCTTGGCAAACAGTTGTGATAAAtctcaaagtttttttttctactcGTCTTTGCAGATACTTGGCTACTTTCATCATTACTCAAAGGCATGGCATGACATAAAACATGCTGTTTTGAAACCATATTAGATACTTTCCATGTTTTGTTGAGTTCCATTTGTATTGGATGTAAATATGTACAAGTTGGAtagatgttttttgtttgttttttgtttgtttcttttttcaaacaaaataagTCCTGTGGAATTATTTGTTACGAATTAAACTGacttttatgattttataaaatcaattttcagacaagataaaatattttgtgaatCTTTATGCTTCTTATCAATCGTAACGTAGAACATAACCAGATAAGTAATTCcccaatatcaatatttattaaaGGCAACGTCTAGAGCAATTATTATAGTGTCTTGTCCCACTTTCATTACACAATGGCATGCATTTATACCATACATAATATTATTTATGTTATCACTGTCAGGAAACTGATCCCAGAGACAACAGCTATGTTTGTTATAAGAAATACCTAAGAATGATAATGGAGACCAAATTGTGttgtaaatgtcatttattaatGGCTTATCAAATTTTAACTTGAATATCAGTTACATAACAATGTTAATAATATACTCCAAAAAACGATAAGATTGGAGAAATCAACATTTGTAATCTAACAACAAAGATGGGGTAAAAAATTATTGAGAATGGAAAATGACATGTACACTTAAACATCAATTATGCCATTCGATTTTATAACAAACATAAAAGCAAATTAGAAGTGAACAGTTGCTAAATACGATTGAATAATTGTGATATCGCATCTGCTTATCCAggttttaaacacatttttagATAGTACTCTTTACATCCATTGCAATACACGGTATGTAATTGTCGGGATAAAATCTGGAGGAAAATTGGAAAACTATAGTAAATGTTTTCAACAAAAGTTCAGCAGCTTTTCTACACCCAACTTGTGGTATGGTACTGACGACATTGAGGACAAAGAGGGGTCAATACTCTTAGCGATTGGTCAAGTGGCTCGTTAGatggcttctgattggttgaccaGTCGATGACCATAAACTTGCGTAACAGGCTGACCAGAGGTCAGACCAACTGTGGGGAATTTCCACCACGCACAAAAGATATGACTCTTACGTATACAACAACCCGCTAGGTGAGAATAGGGACATAGGATCATAGTACAGTCAATAATGAATAAGGGAATACAAATAAACAGTCTGACATACATGACATTTATTTTACTTGTGCAAATGAATGTCATTTATGTCATTTCTGTCAGGAAACTGAGCCAAGAAACAGCAGCTATGTTTGCTGTTAGAAATACCTAGGAATAATAATGGAGACTAATATGTGttgtaaatgtcatttattaatGGTTTATCAAATTGAAGCTTGAATATTAATTACATAACAATGTTAATGGTATACTCCAAAATTTATGAGATTGGAGAAAAATCTACATTTGAAATCTAACAGCAAAGATGGTCAACATTGGCATTGATGACTCAGTTCAAAATTTGAACTGGATATATTTTAATGGATTCTTCTGTGAGTGAAATCATCATAAACTGAACGTGAA
This genomic stretch from Pecten maximus chromosome 13, xPecMax1.1, whole genome shotgun sequence harbors:
- the LOC117341144 gene encoding uncharacterized protein LOC117341144 encodes the protein MFSTLARQLPRSTSAISNGGLTKCIKIKRPISYKIRKMQNKDLPAVNRILESEKWVMEKAYTECAFKTDPTGFFVAEKDDGEIIGSHGYLSHTKDMATMGLWMVKKEYRNSNVGLQLYGKIHQAVGNSNLGTFVWPYYEEKIKEEHGVKPNKAYMTWYNYGHIDQRTCKNKVKEDFTVVPVAQASLSGLLRYDTDIHKLAREDYMKNWIEHDKSKTYVAMREGKVCGYGVLRSQDSYNQIAPLYADDKSVAKGLFRHLAGEVPTGEKVGFSSPFENSSATEFAAINKMMKPGIPLIMVYKGEPVDVDTDKVYAVSSNSFGTC